Proteins encoded within one genomic window of Eurosta solidaginis isolate ZX-2024a chromosome 1, ASM4086904v1, whole genome shotgun sequence:
- the LOC137237785 gene encoding uncharacterized protein isoform X1: protein MRTHIHTYTHIYSMSFLGQLASCSQFSVIIMIPAIIYTLLLTLPSTLASAYVFKPNMISINPAQQQYPHASSSQYLQRQPTSALASKVVFHSPSLANIYKEMIVSSKPLLLRKHGNGSKAKKTKKDSKIYYIPIPAMPYRYIPGVGLDYQPMKIKPILQEAPLGPGGMGSLNEIAHVSSNGNVNQNTNTLSGNVAYGGVGNALKNEFNLSGSKKLAEILSGESKMNRMHRGNYYFNGRPFRLQVAHAQPKNQLTPLNFKSKLYFNKNIIY from the coding sequence CATGTCCTTCCTTGGCCAGTTGGCATCATGTAGTCAATTTTCAGTCATCATCATGATTCCTGCCATAATCTATACACTTCTGCTCACACTGCCCAGCACACTTGCCAGTGCTTACGTGTTCAAGCCGAATATGATCTCAATAAATCCAGCGCAACAACAATATCCACACGCGTCATCTTCACAATATCTTCAACGTCAGCCAACATCTGCGCTCGCTTCCAAAGTCGTCTTTCATAGTCCATCCTTAGCAAATATTTACAAGGAGATGATTGTCTCATCGAAACCATTACTTTTGCGAAAACATGGTAACGGTTCCAAGGCgaaaaaaacaaagaaagatTCTAAAATTTATTACATACCAATACCAGCAATGCCATATCGTTATATACCCGGTGTTGGATTGGATTATCAACCGATGAAAATTAAACCAATACTTCAAGAAGCACCATTAGGTCCTGGCGGTATGGGTAGTCTAAATGAAATAGCGCATGTCAGTAGTAATGGTAATGTGAATCAGAATACGAATACCCTCAGCGGCAATGTAGCTTATGGAGGTGTGGGCAATGCGCTCAAGAATGAGTTTAATTTATCTGGCAGTAAGAAACTAGCGGAAATCCTGAGCGGCGAAAGTAAAATGAATCGCATGCATCGaggcaattattattttaatggacggCCATTTAGACTGCAGGTGGCGCATGCGCAACCAAAGAATCAACTAACACCACTAAATTTTAAATCTAAATTGTATTTTAATAagaatattatttattaa
- the LOC137237785 gene encoding uncharacterized protein isoform X2 yields the protein MSFLGQLASCSQFSVIIMIPAIIYTLLLTLPSTLASAYVFKPNMISINPAQQQYPHASSSQYLQRQPTSALASKVVFHSPSLANIYKEMIVSSKPLLLRKHGNGSKAKKTKKDSKIYYIPIPAMPYRYIPGVGLDYQPMKIKPILQEAPLGPGGMGSLNEIAHVSSNGNVNQNTNTLSGNVAYGGVGNALKNEFNLSGSKKLAEILSGESKMNRMHRGNYYFNGRPFRLQVAHAQPKNQLTPLNFKSKLYFNKNIIY from the coding sequence ATGTCCTTCCTTGGCCAGTTGGCATCATGTAGTCAATTTTCAGTCATCATCATGATTCCTGCCATAATCTATACACTTCTGCTCACACTGCCCAGCACACTTGCCAGTGCTTACGTGTTCAAGCCGAATATGATCTCAATAAATCCAGCGCAACAACAATATCCACACGCGTCATCTTCACAATATCTTCAACGTCAGCCAACATCTGCGCTCGCTTCCAAAGTCGTCTTTCATAGTCCATCCTTAGCAAATATTTACAAGGAGATGATTGTCTCATCGAAACCATTACTTTTGCGAAAACATGGTAACGGTTCCAAGGCgaaaaaaacaaagaaagatTCTAAAATTTATTACATACCAATACCAGCAATGCCATATCGTTATATACCCGGTGTTGGATTGGATTATCAACCGATGAAAATTAAACCAATACTTCAAGAAGCACCATTAGGTCCTGGCGGTATGGGTAGTCTAAATGAAATAGCGCATGTCAGTAGTAATGGTAATGTGAATCAGAATACGAATACCCTCAGCGGCAATGTAGCTTATGGAGGTGTGGGCAATGCGCTCAAGAATGAGTTTAATTTATCTGGCAGTAAGAAACTAGCGGAAATCCTGAGCGGCGAAAGTAAAATGAATCGCATGCATCGaggcaattattattttaatggacggCCATTTAGACTGCAGGTGGCGCATGCGCAACCAAAGAATCAACTAACACCACTAAATTTTAAATCTAAATTGTATTTTAATAagaatattatttattaa
- the LOC137237781 gene encoding IQ motif and ubiquitin-like domain-containing protein, which translates to MNCEETKELPNIKYIQFIRPKCTRGIENLESNKEKEPVMALKEIPLEFVDDVVPEENVTVKFRVAGSRIVAQVYSNRMTIADIKADISSKFEVDPKYVVLKQDEREIPNRCLLIQTDSNQFGIFEFDLELLDEAEMNLDEGVERPKLDLNIYYNKYHMPDFITVHIEDGGMKTKTIVVEILNKAIIKPFLCGYRDKATGIEYLDAFTQTGPYFDKIKYHRYVSRDTQTYEYKGKEVDTAHEQSTQCWQDGNNVLYVSAATDYTITPGKYQTYAQKMRRENKLAKIILIQRNLRRYILWRNIQQAAANYRRLVANRKAEEERLQAEAEKRIKRVELAKQFPRTKDDFEMLYGEVQKWKIAELKRIARLYEGPARIAEVNVLLDKEIQLRNGIEKQRVIVKQAMEDFRNEKLLTKLGEPIKWIGYKDNVIHLDLLRTQRARFLTEIYKDMQKKMSRKERVELLTKVKQVLLDERDFPDFAEIFDLVQREINLLLHTKYCDVEVLHKRQKILWMELIKFSKDKPKDYGDKRMCEVCKEVKPYSQFALRTRQNNVDTCKRCYYLKIASTDNKTYAAILRSIQRDERKRRCNASFAFVLQMDDIRYLIDQIWHSHSILSKNAVLSNLRLPRWLKGEDWSPWNCICLTESEARDHYRLDNPTKVYDQKLVLEVTNRHMLGRAAFHKMTEVATEFVETGQWFDVGLSKQRTVNPPNEYERSASKTPAQMLKENKKCD; encoded by the exons atgaaTTGTGAAGAAACAAAAGAACtaccaaatataaaatatatacaatttaTCCGACCAAAATGTACACGCGGCATAGAAAATCTCGAAAGCAATAAAGAAAAGGAACCTGTGATGGCACTCAAGGAAATTCCATTGGAATTTGTCGACGATGTGGTGCCTGAAGAAAATGTAACGGTTAAATTTCGTGTTGCCGGTTCACGTATTGTGGCACAAGTTTATTCAAATCGTATGACTATTGCCGATATCAAAGCGGATATATCAAGTAAATTTGAAGTGGACCCCAAATATGTGGTGCTAAAGCAAGATGAACGTGAAATACCGAATCGTTGTTTGCTTATACAAACCGATTCAAATCAGTTTGGTATATTTGAATTCGATTTGGAATTATTAGATGAAGCAGAAATGAATTTGGACGAGGGTGTAGAGCGACCAAAATTGGATTTGAATATATATTATAA taAATATCACATGCCCGATTTTATAACGGTACATATCGAAGATGGGGGCATGAAAACAAAAACCATTGTTGTCGAGATTTTGAATAAAGCAATTATTAAGCCATTTCTATGTGGCTATCGCGATAAAGCAACGG GTATCGAATATCTTGATGCATTCACTCAGACTGGTCCATATTTTGATAAGATCAAGTACCATCGCTATGTTAGCCGGGATACACAAACGTACGAGTATAAAGGAAAAGAAGTT GATACTGCCCATGAACAATCCACTCAATGTTGGCAAGATGGTAATAATGTACTCTACGTCTCTGCTGCCACCGATTATACCATAACACCCGGTAAATATCAAACTTATGCCCAAAAAATGCGACGTGAAAATAAATTAGCCAAAATAATATTGATCCAACGTAATCTACGTCGTTACATTTTATGGCGTAACATACAGCAAGCAGCAGCAAATTACCG TCGCTTGGTGGCCAATCGGAAGGCTGAAGAGGAACGTTTACAGGCGGAAGCTGAAAAGCGTATCAAACGCGTTGAATTGGCTAAACAATTTCCACGTACCAAAGATGACTTTGAAATGTTGTACGGTGAGGTACAAAAATGGAAAATAGCCGAATTGAAACGTATAGCGCGCTTATATGAAGGTCCAGCACGCATTGCTGAGGTCAATGTGTTGCTCGACAAGGAGATACAATTGCGTAATGGCATTGAAAAGCAGCGTGTTATTGTCAAACAAGCAATGGAGGATTTTCGCAATGAAAAATTGTTGACCAAATTAGGTGAACCAATTAAGTGGATTGGTTATAAAG ATAATGTAATTCACTTGGATTTGTTACGTACACAACGAGCTCGATTCCTTACCGAAATTTATAAAGACATGCAAAAGAAGATGAGCAGAAAGGAACGTGTGGAACTTTTAACGAAGGTCAAGCAAGTTTTGTTAGATGAACGTGATTTCCCGGATTTTGCTGAG ATTTTCGATTTAGTCCAACGTGAAATAAATTTGCTCCTGCACACCAAATATTGTGACGTTGAAGTCTTGCATAAGCGGCAGAAAATTCTCTGGATGGAACTTATAAAATTCTCCAAGGATAAGCCGAAAGATT ATGGTGACAAGCGAATGTGCGAAGTATGCAAGGAGGTTAAGCCATACTCCCAGTTTGCATTGCGTACGCGCCAAAACAATGTGGACACTTGCAAGCGTTGCTATTACTTAAAG ATTGCCTCAACGGATAATAAAACATACGCAGCCATATTACGCTCGATACAACGCGATGAACGTAAGCGCCGCTGCAATGCCTCATTCGCTTTTGTATTACAAATGGATGATATACGTTATCTGATCGACCAAATTTGGCATAGTCATTCAATTCTTAGCAAGAATGCGGTATTAAGCAATTTACG TTTGCCACGTTGGCTAAAAGGTGAAGATTGGTCACCATGGAATTGTATTTGCCTTACTGAGTCAGAGGCACGCGATCATTATAGATTGGATAATCCAACTAAAGTCTATGACCAAAAGTTGGTGTTGGAGGTTACCAATAGGCACATGTTGGGACGTGCTGCATTCCATAAAATGACCGAAGTTGCTACAGAATTTGTTGAGACCGGACAATGGTTTGATGTTGGTTTGAGTAAGCAACGTACTGTCAATCCGCCAAATGAATATGAACGTTCAGCATCAAAAACGCCTGCTCAAATgctcaaagaaaataaaaaatgcgaCTGA